The sequence aaatgcgcatgcgccgtccgggatttttcctggcgtgcattgctcccactgacgtcgctaggacgtcagtggtttcggcgtgagcgtaacttgcgacgagcgggttagagaatcggcgtacgcaaacgacgtaagaaaaaaaatttacgcgggaacgacggctatacttaacattggctgcgcctcatagaagcaggggtaagtatacgccgggaaaaccgctacgtaaacgtcgtaacaacactgcgccgggcccgcgtacgttcgtgaattggcgtatctcgctgatttacatatttctcaacgtaaatcagcgagaacgccccccgcggccatttttaaattgcagttaagatccgacggtgtaacacagttacacctgtcggatcttgggcatatctatgcgtaactgattctatgaatcagtcgcatagatacgaccagcctaagtcagagatacgacggtgtatcaggagatacgccgtcgtatctctttgtgaatctggccctagtagtttttttgttcaaccaggcagggctgaaagaaaaaaaacttgacagttcaggaggagccactgtactaactgtGCGTTGTTAGTACTGCAATcttccctgctgttctattgtgttgtgACAGGGGGGGCCACATGATGACCTAATAAAGTAaaaacacttggaagtgcagttgctgtagatctgaggtggacatgcaaggaaaattaaaaaacagcatttttttcttgcacctgattggatgataaaatcagcagagcttcccctcatttcagatcttctcctcagatctcaggcgactgcacttccaagtgcacttgcagtgcaaagtggatttgcctttagtaaataaaccccattatgtCAGTTGTACTCTGCATTCTGCATTCACACTTAAGCCtcatatacacgatcggatttccatcggacaaagccgtGGAATTTTGTCGAAAATgcattggctgtgaacttgttctgcatacagacggcaaaactttgtcagccaacaaatacgaaactacttggtttttcagctctttgagtaacttctgctaatgttgtgttatggttagcaatgcttttgagcatgcgtgtttgtactctggatttttttccaactgagttttgtacacacgattggataatccacagatttgttgtcggaaaatgttaaagttgttggaaaatccgacaattgtccgatgcagcatacaaacagtcggattttccgacaaaacactgccatcacacaattcccgtcggaaaatccgaacgtgtgtacgggcctttagagtaGAGAAAACACAACAGTAGACTGTCAGCTGCAGAGAAGTTTGTGAGTCCTGGTATTCAGTGTGCACAGAAAGGGAGGTCTTTCTAGTCCTGATTAAACTGGCTCTATAGAAATGACCAGTGGCGGCCTGTGGTAATTTTACTTACTTACCCCATCGCTAATGCCAGGTTTCGGCAGTGGCTACCCCTGCTCTCCCCGGGCATCGCGGCAGCTTccttttcctccctcctccttttctctttttggccaatcggaaaacaggtctcagacctgcttctgattggccggatcATTTTCAATAGCAAAAATGatttcgctgttgtaacacttgGGTGGGCTCCTGGCACAATGCCCTGTGCCACGAGCCCACACTATtttaaagcctctggctctaatcaggtgcttaaaaaaaacacccccgccgtgTAATTTATGCATTCAGCATCCTGAAAGTggccggacgcatgaatagggggtggctgcGGCAGCTGTGGATAGAGCTCATGCTATGAATTAATCTATCCATACAGGGGGTGGTGGCCGTGGATAGATAGGGTGGCGTTtgggcgcccctaatggatgggctgtCACTAAAAATTACATCATATACAGTAGGACACAGCAACAGTGACTGACAGCCCCtgtggtctggggggggggggggggtgtcgattGAGGGAGTTTTATGGCAGTCAGTGAGTCCTATAAGAGACTGAGCATCATATAGCTAGAAAGTGTCTGcaatgtcctttaaccacttggaaCCCCCGACATTGTAAAATGAAGGCCACaaagtggctctacaatgccgggaggacgtctattgatgtcctcggCTCCTTCCGGCCACTAGGGGGGGGCGGCCACTGGGGGGGGTGTGTTCTCGGCTAAGCAcatcctcctgcctgcatgcctgagctagggGCAGATAgatttcaggaagtaaatgtCACATTAATTATCTGcctttactcaagatggccacggccagaAATGCTAAGGAGTGTTTTTCTCCCAGCATTTCTCAGCAAACTAAAGCATGGAAAcatggagtttgctttgaatatcaaGAATGAATGGAAGTGTGAATtttgtttgtggtgctcagatgcagtgttaTATCGGAggtccgccgtttttttttttttttttttaattcagcagctacaaatactgcagctgctgacttttaaccacttgagatccgcgctatagacgaaatacgtccgcagcgcggctctcaagtgccaagtggccgtttaaaaacggcctttatgtgcattacccgcgcgcgccactgggtggcgcgcggcgggtaaaaactgtcccgacgcatcgccgaagacccgatgcgtgtacctggcggccgcgatgtccgccgggtacacgcgatcgtcggtgacacggcaggtgacagcagggacgtggagctctgtgtgtaaacacagagctccacgtgctgttagaggagagaccgatctgtgtctcttgtacatagagacacagcatcggtcccctcccccagtcacccccctccccccacacagttataacacacccaggctacacatttaaccccttcctcaccccctagtgttaaccccttccctgccagtcacatttatacagtaattcgtgcatttttatagcactgctcgccgtataaatgtgaatggcgccaaatttgtgtcaaaagtgtccgatacgtccgccgcaatatcccagtcccaataaaaatcgcagatcgccgccattactagtaaaaaaaaaaaataataaaaaaaataataattctgttccccattttgtaggcgctataacttttgcgcaaaccagtcgcttattgcgatttttttttttttttttacaaaaatacgtcgaaaaatacgtatcggccttaactgagaaaaaaaatagttttttaaaaaaaaattgggatatttattatagcaacaagtaaaaaaaatatatattttttttaaattgttgctctttttttgtttatagcgcaaaaaataaaaaccgcagaggtgatcaaataccaccaaaagaaagctctatttgtggggaaaaaaggacgccaattttgtttgggagccacgtcgcacgaccgcgcaattgtcagttaaagcgacgcagtgccggacgctgagatttcgacctgggaacgaagggggtttatgtgcccagtaagcaagtggttaaaatacggaCACTTAAATGTCCTGGGCGCCCTCAATGTTGGCACCCAAGCCAATCTattcctcggctctcgggtgctgccgccaccatcttcagtaagggaatcaggaagtgaagccttgcagcttcacttcctggtttcctactgtgcatgcgtgactcGCGCTGCgcgttcccactggtccctgctgtcttctgggacctgtgtgtctcccagaatacagcagggggaggggcagaaaAAGCGCCGGACATGGTGAagatacccgcgggtggctcgggtatctatgcccgaaagtgggagcaaataccggaattatacaggtatctgccccccccccccctgaaaggtgccaaatgtgacatcggagggggggggggggcggaaaagcggaagttccatttttgggtggaactgcgCTTTAAGTTGTTTGCTTATAGCCAAAAAAATCTTTAGTCACACACTGATAAGCCACTAGAATTTATGAAACAACTAGAATAAAAACTTGTGATTACCCTCAGCTGAATATTTTGACCTTTCTAGGTAACTGAAACTTTCTGCAGTCTCAATACAAATGTACAACCCACCTTCTGTGGTATTTCAAATTTCTAATACACCTAAATTTTCTTTACACAGCAAAACTAGATAGCGACTGAGCAGATCAGAACAGTGATGTTCCGGTTTCACGTTCACttgtgagccctggttcacaccagtgcaacttgtaatgcgactttggaCTTTGAAGTTGCGTGACAAGTCGCATCCCATGCATTTCAATGGGTGTGTCTTAATTGCCACAACTTtagcgtaaaaaaaaatagttcaatagttcctgcactattttttttggttgcacaaaaaaaaactgtcatctcaagtcggagccgctgtactaaccatgcaggGTTAGTTCAGCAATTTCCTCCACTGAGCTGTTGTTTTCTGACGCGAGGGACACAggggctggttttccagcatgcgcgTCCGACAGAAGCATTTGCGCATTTTTTGCACTTGAACATGCATCGGGTATAGGGCAGCTTATTCAGGTAAATGGGCTGCCCTAGGTTGAACAAACTCCCCCAAGTTGCTCAACCTTTTTGGTCATGGAGTGtcacacattttgtcacgtttgTAGCATGTTTGGTGAAAAACACACGTCTGCTTACCACGATTGGGGTGTCATAAGCAATTAGCATGCATTCACATCTTAGCACGGCAACTTGCTAGAAAATGCACTTTGTCGTGGGTTTCAAAAACGCATTTCACGCTTGTCTTATCATTCATTCCCATTTTCTTTCTTCTGAATGTACGGCAAACTGCAAGAAGATGCATGTTTTGTCATGTGTGTCAAAAACGCACTTGCATTGCAATTCATTTGCACCTTTCTGAATGTACGGCAACCCCCAGGAAAATGCATATTTTGCCTTGCATTTTAAAAATGCAAGCGACGTGTGACGCGCTTGCATACCATCCATTTACATCTGAGCGTTTCCAAATACAAGGCAACTCGCAAGAAAACGCACACTTTGCTATGTATTTCTAAAAGGCGCAgcagttttaaatttttctgcGGCTGGCAGTCAACAAGTTTCTATTCTGAATGTGATTCTTCCATGTTTAGAAGAGGGAGTTTGAGAGAGGTTGAACCTCACCTAActgcagcagctcctaaactctgctaaaagtCTATGGCAGGGTGTACACGAAGCCTAATAATGTAAAACACATTAAAGCCCAGCTAAACTTTCATTCAGGATTTACAAACCTTTCTGATACACTAATGTCAAAACAGAAACACAGAACCTTGGTtgaaaaccctcacatatacccagggaaataactggcctcaggtgatacacagaggttAAACAAATCCTTCTCcagaagtctaaggccccgtacacacgaccgagtttctcggcggaattcagccagaaactcggtcggagctggattctggcgagaaactcggtcgtgtgtacactttcagcgaggaacccgtcgggccgaaaagagaacatgttctctatttcctcgttgttcactgaggaaagtcggcccgccgagctcctcggcggcttccacactgaactcgacgaggaactcgatgtgtttggcacgtcgagttcctcggtcgtgtgtacggggcctaagtctgtttatctgcagtcttctcttctcgaCATTTGTTCAAAGCAAAGAATTTATCAAGCATGTCTGAGCTAtcagaaaaaaaggggcaaagagctgaaattacactctgcagagaccagtgaggagagctctgggaGCTGAtttgagggaagggacacacccacacagcacacaggaacagagctgaggctgtgtcAATCAGCTTGAGATTCCTCCCTTGTCAGTATTTTTCTCTtgctgtcaggaaaacttgtcaaaagtgatttACGCTGATAGCAGAGGtacgaggcagcagacagaaattacactttgggctcataattgagacaagtagagcaggggtgcccaacctgtggccctccagctgttgcgtaaCAAACTTCATGatgcattgcaagactgacaggtacaagttccatgaggcattgcaaggctaacagttacaagcatgactcccaaaggcaaaggcatgatgggacttgtagttttgccacATCTGAAGGGCCacggtttgaagacccatgctatagagcagtggttgccaaactgcggccctttgcctgTCTTTTaatggcccttgggacactattcctaccactgagaTGAGATGATGCGAGACACTGttctgccaactgacaccaacaatgaagcacatcatctaccaatgatgggacactattcctcccagtgataccatcaatgggacactattcatcccactgataccaatgatgagacactatttctcccactgataccaatgatgagacactatttctcccactaacaccaatgatgaggcaatattcctccctctgacaccaatgatgggacactattcctcccacgaataccaatgatgagacactattcctcccactgataccaatgatgaggcactattcctcccactgacaccaaaaatggggcactattcctcccactgataccaatggtgggacactagtcatcccactgataccagtgatgagacacaattcttcccactgacaccaatattgggatactattcttctcattgataccaatgatgggatactattcctctcactgataccaatgatagcacactattactcccactgataccaatggtgggacactattcctcccactgatactaatgataaGACACTATTACTCTCACTTATACCAACGATGGAAGACTATTCTtctcattgataccaatgatgggacactattcctcccactgataccaataatgagatactattcctcccactgataccaataatgggacactatttctcccactgatgggacactattcctcccactgataccaatgatgagatactattcctctcattgataccaatgatgggacactattcctctcattgatgccaatgatgggacactattcctcccactgataccaataatgagatactattcctcccactgataccaaaaatgggacactatttctcccactgataccaatgatgggacactattcctcccactgataccaatgatgggacactattcctcccactaataccaatgatgggacactattcctcccactaataccaatgatgggacactatcactcccactgataccaatgatggaacactatttctctcattaataccaatgatggctgggaaactattcctcccaagaataccaattatgggacactattccttccccaatacaaatgatgggacactattcctcccactgatatcaataatGGAACACTATTCttcctattgacaccaatgatgggacactattcctcccactgataccaatgatggtagACTGATTCTCCCCCTAATATAaaatgtggtgatgtttactcccactgatgacaGGAAAATGTCCACTACTGCTGGTCATAGTCTGGCCCTaactaaagtctgaaagacaatacactggccctttgttaaagcggaggtttcgccaaaaaaaaatttatatatatatatatatatatatatatatatatatatttattaatagccagcagctacaaatactgctgctgttgacttttaatatatggacacttacctatccagggtgACCGCAATGTCAGCAGCCGAAGACGATCTGTTCATCGGCTTTCGGCTGCCGCCACCATCCTTAataaggaaatcaggaagtgaggccttgcggcttcacttcctggttccctactgataATGCGCAAGTCATGCTGCGTGTCCTCactggtctctgctgtcttctgggacctgtgtgtctcccagaagacagttggGGAGAACAGAGTAGGCTCCAGAAGTGGCGTTGGTCACTGTGATCACTGCAGTGATCTATGTCAGGAAGTGGGAGCTTTATTACACAggtctctgctccccccccccccccctgaaacgtgccaaatgtgacaccagagggttccatttttgggtggaactccactttaagaaagtttggagacccctgctgtagaggcatatgctttgttcatataagAAAGACTTGTTTACAGTTTACCTAGATATCAGAAACAACCATAACTAATGTTATATAAGCATGTAGCAATATTACTTTATGTGGAGCACCCAGCCTAGAGATGTTTAAATAACATCACAAAACATTTCACAGAAAAagacaaaaagtaacattttgtaaataaaattcTCACCTTTCTAAGGTTCCATCACTCCCTGGTGAATGGGTCTGGCTGACACTTGTAGTGCTAGTTGCCTTAAGACCCTCGTATTGTTCTATATAAGGCttgatcattgctataaaaagtCATGTAAGTGCTGATGTGTTTTCCGCTGATAAAGTGCTTTATTGGAATGCTACAGCTGATTTGATCTGGACAAAGACCTGttgtatgtttttttcctcacTGCAGACTTGATATAACAgaggatctttttttttcccattagaaTCAATCGCCTTCTTTTTTcctattaatcttttttttttttatgattatttcCATTGTCGTTTTTGGAAGCATTAGCGTGCCCTTCACAGTGTGGTCTGGTTTGGCTCCACATCTCCTTGTTCACATGTGAGGTTCCCAATTTTCAGCAAATCTCCCTGGAATGAACTTtcgctgagcatttttttttttttctccccaacaGCAGCAGCGTCTCTGTAAGTTGGAAACCATCTGGATCGGTTGTTATGGAAACAAGGATGCCATGACAACTGGGTTTCTCAGGAAACCCCAGGCTGCTATGGAAACTGCATCACTCAGGTCAGAATTAGTAACTTCCGATGAAAAGCAAGTCCAGCAGTTTAATCTTCTAGCATGTAGTAGACTGTCAAAACATAACAGTATCCACACAAGGCAGAAAGATAAGGTTTACAACAATAGAAACTTGGCACTAATCAGAGAAGGATTTCTACACAGTTTTGCAGTTTTTCTTTTAGCTAGGCTATAAATTTATCATCTAATCAGAAACCTAATTAAAAACGAATTTGATTAGTACGCCTACCGAATGCTGCTAATAGAGTAAAAGCTTTGTTCACAGATACAACTTCTGCGCTTTGAGGTGGTATCCACAAAAAAAAGAAGGGTGAGATGATGATCGTAATattccaaataataaaaaaaaaaaagggtgagatGATCGTAatattccaaataaaaaaaaaaaaaagggtaacttAAATAGAATTAATTATCAGAAACGAAATTAAAAACGAATTTGCTTAGTACACCTACCACATAAGAGTAAAGGGTTTGTTCACAGATACAACTTCTGCGCTTTCATGTGGTCTCCACAAAAAGGGTGAGATGATTAGAATCGGAATATtcccaattacaaaaaaaaaaaagaacataaattaaatgaataaaaaaaggcTTTGGAGGTAAATGTTGATCTGTCGACAGTAACTGTTTGCTAGTTGGTAGACTACAAAGCAGCACTTCATTTTATggccaataaaaaaagaaaagtagggACTTTCCCTAAAAATAAGAGATGTGCAGCCTCCTGGCACGACTTTGCCTTCTAGCACCACTTCTGATCTCCTCTTATAGAGTGCGAGCAACAGCTTCCTTCcccttaaaaatgaaaaaagtgggAGATACCGATGTCGATGGTGGTGACATTTCTCCAGATTGGCTGGTTGGTGGAGCCCTTCCATCCATCGGTGGTGCGATGGTTACACGTCGGTGAAGATCTTCTTGATGTTCACACAGTTGGGGTTGTTGGTGGTACAGTTGGCAGTCTTAAAGCTTGGCTGCTTAAAGGGCTCTGGGCTCACCCCTTCCTCGATCACCATGTACTCCGATTTACTAAGGCTGGAATTGCTACGGGTCTTCTTCAGGTCCTCGTTGGAGGACAAGTGCTGGCAGCTCCCTACATGGAGGTACTGGGCTTGCTCCTCACCTTCGGTCTCCCGGTGGTAGAAGTAGTTGAAGTTGGACACTATGACGGGCACTGGTAATGCAATAGTGAGCACCCCTGCGATGGCACACAAGGAGCCCACGATCTTACCACCAATGGTGATCGGGTGCATGTCCCCGTAGCCCACCGTGGTCATGGTGACCACTGCCCACCAGAAGGCATCAGGGATGCTGCTGAAACCAGAAGATGGGTCATCAGCCTCGGCAAAGTAGACGGCACTGGAAAAGAGGATGACTCCGATGAAGAGGAAGAAGATGAGCAACCCAAGCTCCCTCATGCTGGCCTTCAGGGTTTGCCCCAGGATCTGCAGCCCCTTGGAGTGCCTGGACAGCTTGAAGATCCTGAAGACCCTAACCAGGCGGATGACCCTGAGGATAGCCAGAGACATGGCCTGCTGCCCATTGCCCTGGCGCTCGGCCAGTTCGGTGCCAAGTGTGATGAAGTAAGGGATGATGGCCACGATGTCGATGATGTTCATGATGTTCTTGGAGAAGGTGGCTTTGCTGGGGCAGGCGAAGAACCTGACCAGGAGCTCGAAGGAGAACCAGATGATGCACAGGGTCTCCACCACGAAGAACGGGTCGGTGAAGGAGCTACTCAGGAAGGGACCGGTGCTGTTATGCCCATGGGGTAACACGGGCGGCCCGTTGTATTCCTTGTCATCCCGGAACTCGGGCAAAGTCTCCAGGCAGAAGATGACAATGGAGATGAGGATGACCAGAACTGAGACGATGGCAATGCCCCGCGCGGGACCTGAACTCTCCGGGTACTCAAAGAGCAGCCAGACCTGGCGCTGGAAGTCATTGGAGGGTAGGGGTCTCTCCTCTTCTCTGATGAAGCCCTCATCTTCTCGGAACTTCTCCATGGCTTCCTCGCCCAGCTCATAGAAGCGGATCTCCTCGGAGAAGATATCTATGGGCACATTGACTGGTCGGCGGATGCGCCCCCCGGACTGGTAGTAGTAGAGGATGGCATCGAAGCTGGGTCGGTTGCGATCGAAGAAGTACTCGTTGCGGAGCGGGTCAAAGTATC comes from Rana temporaria chromosome 2, aRanTem1.1, whole genome shotgun sequence and encodes:
- the LOC120927011 gene encoding potassium voltage-gated channel subfamily A member 3-like: MDEHLSLLQSPPPSSTRHRTNSNIVNPGYTDAEQESMTVVACDNLMEEAAALPGQHSSEGYEQDEHECCERVVINISGLRFETQLKTLAQFPDTLLGDPKKRMRYFDPLRNEYFFDRNRPSFDAILYYYQSGGRIRRPVNVPIDIFSEEIRFYELGEEAMEKFREDEGFIREEERPLPSNDFQRQVWLLFEYPESSGPARGIAIVSVLVILISIVIFCLETLPEFRDDKEYNGPPVLPHGHNSTGPFLSSSFTDPFFVVETLCIIWFSFELLVRFFACPSKATFSKNIMNIIDIVAIIPYFITLGTELAERQGNGQQAMSLAILRVIRLVRVFRIFKLSRHSKGLQILGQTLKASMRELGLLIFFLFIGVILFSSAVYFAEADDPSSGFSSIPDAFWWAVVTMTTVGYGDMHPITIGGKIVGSLCAIAGVLTIALPVPVIVSNFNYFYHRETEGEEQAQYLHVGSCQHLSSNEDLKKTRSNSSLSKSEYMVIEEGVSPEPFKQPSFKTANCTTNNPNCVNIKKIFTDV